The following proteins are encoded in a genomic region of Maniola jurtina chromosome 17, ilManJurt1.1, whole genome shotgun sequence:
- the LOC123873695 gene encoding enhancer of split mbeta protein-like: MSTMSYDIAYPLADDGPQPVSRTYQYRKVMKPMLERKRRARINRCLDELKELMVSALQSEGENVAKLEKADILELTVRHLHKLRRQRRLSLNPTVDADRFRAGFTHAANEVSRCLASIPGVDVRLGTQLMTHLGHRLNDIQRAAAGSDTPPASPPSPALSTVSSSSGYVTPSPPASPVPVHTAVPLDCTTNSFPKASAVWRPW; encoded by the coding sequence atgTCTACCATGTCTTACGATATCGCGTATCCGCTCGCGGACGACGGCCCGCAGCCAGTCTCGCGCACTTATCAATATCGCAAAGTGATGAAGCCGATGCTCGAGCGCAAAAGGCGCGCTCGCATCAACCGCTGCCTCGACGAGCTCAAGGAGCTGATGGTCAGCGCTCTTCAGTCGGAAGGAGAGAACGTCGCAAAGTTGgagaaagctgatattttggAATTGACCGTTCGCCATCTTCACAAACTTCGCCGCCAACGTCGGCTGTCGCTGAACCCTACCGTGGACGCCGACCGCTTCAGAGCCGGATTCACTCACGCCGCCAACGAAGTCTCCCGCTGCCTGGCTTCCATCCCCGGAGTGGATGTGAGGCTGGGCACGCAGCTGATGACGCACCTCGGACACCGCTTGAACGACATCCAGCGCGCAGCGGCCGGCAGCGACACCCCGCCCGCCAGCCCGCCCAGCCCCGCGCTCTCCACCGTGTCCTCCTCGTCCGGCTACGTGACTCCCTCGCCGCCCGCCTCGCCGGTCCCAGTGCACACCGCCGTTCCCCTGGACTGTACCACCAACAGCTTCCCCAAGGCGTCCGCAGTGTGGCGGCCGTGGTAG